From Corynebacterium frankenforstense DSM 45800, the proteins below share one genomic window:
- a CDS encoding AAA family ATPase — protein sequence MVGGSGVSSTVGGSGVGGSRGRGGPGPAFVTSVRLSCPAADLPGYLAGLPLTRALEREPLELTRPVTVIGGENGSGKSTLVEAVAVAAGFDAMGGSRNARQYGSEQTVSPLSGHIVLTRRHNPRDGWFLRGETHLDTVRYYAGLGTQLQLTELSHGESLMGLVSKRFHGDGLFILDEPEAGLSVFRQLELLGHIANLAAAGAQFIVVTHSPVLMAVPGAQLLELRDGRLEPTDFDAMEAVTATREFIADPAGTAAFLTDDEGRP from the coding sequence CGGGCGTCGGCGGCTCGCGCGGCCGGGGTGGCCCGGGCCCGGCGTTTGTCACGTCGGTGCGCCTGTCCTGCCCCGCCGCCGACCTGCCCGGATACCTCGCCGGGCTGCCACTGACCCGCGCACTCGAGCGCGAGCCGCTCGAGCTGACCCGCCCGGTCACCGTCATCGGCGGGGAGAACGGCTCCGGCAAGTCCACCCTCGTCGAGGCCGTCGCCGTCGCGGCGGGCTTCGACGCCATGGGCGGCTCCCGCAACGCCCGCCAGTACGGCTCGGAGCAGACGGTCTCCCCGCTCTCCGGGCACATCGTGCTCACCCGCCGGCACAACCCGCGCGACGGCTGGTTCCTGCGTGGCGAGACCCACCTCGACACGGTCCGCTACTACGCGGGGCTCGGCACGCAGCTGCAGCTGACGGAGCTCAGCCACGGCGAATCCCTCATGGGCCTGGTCTCGAAACGCTTCCACGGCGACGGACTGTTCATCCTCGACGAGCCCGAAGCCGGTCTCTCCGTCTTCCGCCAGCTGGAGCTCCTGGGCCACATCGCGAATCTGGCCGCGGCGGGCGCCCAGTTCATCGTGGTCACCCACTCCCCCGTCCTGATGGCCGTGCCCGGCGCACAGCTGCTCGAACTGCGCGACGGCCGGCTCGAGCCCACCGACTTCGACGCCATGGAGGCGGTCACCGCGACCCGCGAGTTCATCGCGGACCCCGCCGGCACCGCGGCCTTCCTCACCGACGACGAGGGTCGTCCATGA
- a CDS encoding AAA family ATPase: MSALRNHPGLFVDGFYLLSSDSPRAASAPPVPDWVMQLPVFRTVSAGRTLSFSSPVTVITGENGTGKSTFLEALAYSCRFPTHGGPWTGNPGPAAENHLFGRAAALMTNRPMAGWFLRAESHHRVGRELGADGPGVRDINAMSHGQSVAHVIREAFHASGLYILDEPESGLSAVRQMALMAELHQIAELGAQVIVATHSPIVTAVPGAAIWEIDREAGIRHRDRVTDTVAFQAMEDFLADPAGIADYMVDVTAEDMH, translated from the coding sequence ATGAGTGCCCTGCGCAACCATCCCGGCCTCTTCGTCGACGGCTTCTACCTGCTGTCTTCGGACTCGCCGCGCGCGGCATCCGCTCCCCCGGTCCCGGATTGGGTGATGCAGCTGCCGGTGTTCCGCACGGTCTCGGCCGGGCGCACCCTGTCCTTCTCCTCCCCGGTCACGGTCATCACCGGCGAGAACGGGACCGGCAAGTCGACCTTCCTCGAGGCGCTCGCCTACAGCTGCCGCTTCCCGACGCACGGCGGCCCCTGGACCGGCAACCCCGGACCCGCCGCAGAGAACCACCTCTTCGGCCGGGCGGCGGCGCTGATGACCAACCGCCCGATGGCCGGTTGGTTCCTGCGCGCCGAGTCGCACCACCGCGTCGGCCGCGAGCTCGGTGCGGACGGGCCGGGAGTGCGCGACATCAACGCGATGTCGCACGGCCAGTCCGTCGCCCACGTCATCCGGGAGGCCTTCCACGCGTCGGGGCTCTACATCCTCGACGAGCCCGAGTCCGGTCTCTCGGCCGTGCGCCAGATGGCTCTGATGGCCGAGCTCCACCAGATCGCCGAGCTGGGCGCGCAGGTCATCGTCGCCACCCACTCCCCGATCGTCACCGCGGTCCCGGGCGCGGCCATCTGGGAGATCGACCGCGAGGCGGGCATCCGTCACCGCGACCGGGTCACAGACACCGTCGCCTTCCAGGCCATGGAGGACTTCCTCGCCGACCCGGCCGGCATCGCCGACTACATGGTCGACGTCACCGCCGAAGACATGCACTGA
- the dapF gene encoding diaminopimelate epimerase: protein MTPFAKGHGTENDFVIVSDPDAAVAFPPERVAAVCDRRAGIGGDGLLRVVRAGALVAAGEIPALPEGVAGDDWFMDYRNADGSVAEMCGNGVRVFAHWLRSRGLVDTDEFTVGTRAGARQVRVLECSEYDARVSVRMGAATVTGVSTARMGDFDFAGLGVDVGNPHLAAVLPDADAATIRDLALCAPEFDPEFFPAGVNVEVLTPLSDGAVTMRVWERGVGETRSCGTGTVAAATAALADAGVATGAVTVRVPGGEVVVEIEETGERGQQGAGRAEGAEGAPAVEATLTGPSRIVATGEMVL, encoded by the coding sequence GTGACGCCCTTCGCCAAGGGCCACGGCACCGAGAACGACTTCGTCATCGTCTCCGACCCCGACGCCGCGGTGGCGTTCCCGCCCGAGCGCGTCGCCGCCGTGTGCGACCGCCGCGCCGGCATCGGCGGCGACGGCCTGCTGCGCGTGGTGCGCGCCGGGGCTCTCGTGGCCGCCGGCGAGATCCCCGCGCTGCCCGAGGGCGTCGCCGGGGACGACTGGTTCATGGACTACCGCAACGCCGACGGCTCGGTCGCCGAGATGTGCGGCAACGGCGTGCGCGTCTTCGCCCACTGGCTGCGCTCGCGCGGGCTCGTCGACACCGACGAGTTCACCGTGGGCACGCGCGCCGGGGCCCGCCAGGTGCGCGTCCTCGAGTGCTCGGAGTACGACGCGCGCGTCAGCGTGCGCATGGGTGCGGCGACCGTGACCGGGGTGTCGACGGCACGGATGGGGGACTTCGACTTCGCCGGGCTCGGCGTCGACGTCGGCAACCCGCACCTGGCGGCCGTGCTGCCGGACGCGGACGCGGCGACGATCCGGGATCTGGCGCTGTGCGCGCCCGAGTTCGACCCCGAGTTCTTCCCGGCCGGCGTCAACGTCGAGGTGCTCACCCCGCTTTCCGACGGCGCGGTCACCATGCGTGTGTGGGAGCGCGGCGTGGGCGAGACCCGCTCCTGCGGTACCGGCACCGTCGCCGCGGCGACGGCCGCGCTCGCCGACGCCGGCGTGGCCACCGGTGCGGTCACCGTCCGGGTGCCCGGCGGTGAGGTCGTCGTCGAGATCGAGGAGACGGGGGAGCGGGGGCAGCAGGGTGCTGGTCGTGCTGAGGGCGCTGAAGGCGCTCCCGCCGTCGAGGCGACGCTCACCGGCCCGTCCCGCATCGTCGCCACCGGCGAGATGGTGCTCTAG
- the miaA gene encoding tRNA (adenosine(37)-N6)-dimethylallyltransferase MiaA encodes MVSSSVSAGAEGSEGAEGSEGFEGSVGAAGAAPRPVAVVGPTASGKSELGLALAEHLGGEVVNVDSMQLYRGMDIGTAKLTVAERRGIPHHQLDVLDVTEPASVARYQREAAADVEAIRGRGRVPVLVGGSMLYYQALVDNFTFPPTDPEVRGRYLARLEELGAPGLHTELERVDPEAARVIEDNDGRRIARALEVVELTGRPFAASQPPRDQPPRWGTRILGLSTESAWLNDRIARRTRAMFDSGLVEEVDRLVAAGLQRESTAGRAIGYAQVLDMRAGLLSAEEAVERTESGTRRYVRRQRSWFRRDKRIRWLDAAGDPLGEALAVLDVRQA; translated from the coding sequence ATGGTCTCCTCCTCTGTTTCTGCAGGCGCCGAGGGCTCCGAGGGTGCCGAGGGCTCCGAGGGCTTCGAGGGCTCCGTGGGCGCCGCCGGCGCCGCGCCGCGCCCGGTCGCCGTCGTGGGGCCGACGGCCTCCGGCAAGTCGGAGCTCGGCCTCGCGCTCGCCGAACACCTCGGCGGCGAGGTGGTCAACGTCGACTCCATGCAGCTCTACCGCGGCATGGACATCGGCACCGCCAAGCTCACCGTCGCCGAGCGCCGCGGCATCCCGCACCACCAGCTCGACGTCCTCGACGTCACCGAGCCCGCCTCCGTGGCCCGCTACCAGCGCGAGGCCGCCGCCGACGTCGAGGCGATCCGCGGGCGTGGGCGGGTGCCCGTGCTCGTCGGCGGGTCGATGCTCTACTACCAGGCCCTCGTGGACAACTTCACCTTCCCGCCCACCGATCCGGAGGTGCGCGGCCGGTACCTGGCCCGCCTCGAGGAGCTCGGCGCGCCGGGCCTGCACACCGAGCTCGAGCGCGTCGACCCGGAGGCCGCGCGCGTGATCGAGGACAACGACGGGCGGCGCATCGCCCGCGCCCTCGAGGTCGTCGAGCTGACCGGGCGGCCCTTCGCCGCCAGCCAGCCGCCGCGCGACCAGCCTCCCCGCTGGGGCACGCGGATCCTGGGGCTTTCCACCGAGAGCGCCTGGCTCAACGACCGCATCGCCCGGCGCACCCGCGCCATGTTCGACTCCGGGCTCGTCGAGGAGGTCGACCGCCTCGTGGCCGCGGGGCTGCAGCGCGAGTCGACCGCCGGTCGGGCCATCGGCTACGCGCAGGTGCTCGACATGCGCGCCGGGCTGCTCAGCGCGGAGGAGGCCGTCGAGCGCACCGAGTCCGGCACGCGGCGCTACGTGCGCCGGCAGCGCTCCTGGTTCCGCCGGGACAAGCGCATCCGGTGGTTGGACGCCGCGGGCGACCCGCTGGGCGAGGCGCTGGCTGTCCTCGATGTGCGCCAGGCCTGA
- a CDS encoding DUF349 domain-containing protein — MTDPTPGTPTPSPRPTPGAMPGRIPTPGDLARPAATPKPKPTPKPAPAQDPHRFGRVAEDGTVYLVTADGEREIGQWQAGTPEEGLRHFAGRYDDLVTEVAVLESRLSSHPEDADAIRAQAATLAEGLDEAAVIGDIEALRARLGRIRREAGDAKGRVEESRKRRREEAVAAKEKLIAETEDIAENSTQWKAAGDRIRAILEEWKKIRGIDRATDDRLWKRYARARDAFHRRRGAHFAELDRGRAAAKRRKEELVERAVALQDSTEWRETARAYRDLMQEWKAAGRAPREADDRLWEQFRAAQDKFFGARDAVNAEKDREFAANGEAKDALIAEYEPLIDPDKNLDQARAKLTELQEKWDEIGYVPKSRMRELEDKIAGLEKRVTDAERSKWRRTDPEAQERAAQFTRRVDELTAQAEQAEERGDAKKAEQLRAQAAQWSAWAETAAEALEDR; from the coding sequence ATGACTGACCCGACCCCCGGCACGCCCACCCCGTCGCCGCGGCCCACCCCCGGCGCGATGCCGGGCCGGATCCCCACCCCCGGCGATCTCGCGCGGCCCGCGGCGACCCCGAAGCCGAAGCCGACGCCGAAGCCCGCGCCGGCGCAGGACCCGCACCGCTTCGGGCGCGTCGCCGAGGACGGCACCGTCTACCTGGTCACGGCGGACGGCGAGCGCGAGATCGGGCAGTGGCAGGCGGGCACGCCCGAGGAGGGGCTGCGCCACTTCGCGGGCCGCTACGACGACCTGGTCACCGAGGTCGCCGTGCTCGAGTCGCGCCTGTCGAGCCACCCCGAGGACGCCGACGCCATCCGCGCGCAGGCCGCCACGCTGGCCGAGGGCCTCGACGAGGCCGCCGTCATCGGCGACATCGAGGCGCTGCGCGCACGCCTGGGCCGCATCCGCCGGGAGGCGGGCGACGCGAAGGGCCGCGTCGAGGAGTCGCGCAAGCGGCGCCGCGAGGAGGCCGTCGCCGCCAAGGAGAAGCTGATCGCGGAGACCGAGGACATCGCGGAGAACTCCACGCAGTGGAAGGCCGCCGGCGACCGCATCCGCGCCATCCTCGAGGAGTGGAAGAAGATCCGCGGCATCGACCGCGCCACCGACGACCGGCTGTGGAAGCGCTACGCGCGCGCCCGCGACGCCTTCCACCGCCGCCGCGGCGCCCACTTCGCCGAGCTCGACCGGGGCCGCGCAGCCGCCAAGCGCCGCAAGGAGGAGCTCGTCGAGCGCGCCGTCGCGCTGCAGGACTCCACCGAGTGGCGCGAGACCGCGCGCGCCTACCGCGACCTGATGCAGGAGTGGAAGGCCGCCGGGCGCGCGCCGCGGGAGGCCGACGACAGGCTCTGGGAGCAGTTCCGCGCCGCGCAGGACAAGTTCTTCGGCGCGCGCGACGCCGTCAACGCGGAGAAGGACCGCGAGTTCGCGGCCAACGGCGAGGCCAAGGACGCGCTCATCGCCGAGTACGAGCCCCTGATCGACCCGGACAAGAACCTCGACCAGGCCCGCGCGAAGCTGACCGAGCTGCAGGAGAAGTGGGACGAGATCGGCTACGTGCCCAAGTCCCGCATGCGGGAGCTCGAGGACAAGATCGCCGGCCTGGAGAAGCGGGTCACCGACGCCGAGCGATCGAAGTGGCGCCGCACCGACCCCGAGGCCCAGGAGCGCGCCGCGCAGTTCACCCGCCGCGTCGACGAGCTCACGGCCCAGGCCGAGCAGGCCGAGGAGCGCGGCGACGCGAAGAAGGCGGAGCAGCTGCGCGCGCAGGCCGCCCAGTGGTCCGCCTGGGCCGAGACCGCCGCCGAGGCGCTCGAGGACCGCTGA
- a CDS encoding GNAT family N-acetyltransferase — protein MRAVQVPPGAEDAVRTFCFTANLLAQEATGTPAAAVAVEDVHTQLVGGDPLAPRSVLLALVDQPGPAAVGEFGLPLMADPDAEAAGFAHVILPAEDARRLAAVEIVPDVGLCPPAPTPLDDVPQLAEAVQCLVDAAAGVARAAGRDTLQAFTRDPRFGGLFEACGFAHALTEVQAVADFGGAPDPGVVVVEDLAVPEELVEGVCALFAVDDADSAHGALAVAPEPWDRARLERTRARLAAEGTHGVMTVLVENGRPVALAEAYRTAGQRADVAEHGTTVVARGRRQSGLGTRVTRALLALGEGGFFLTYSPDDPAAAGLARRLGARELARLGSFELRL, from the coding sequence TTGCGCGCCGTCCAGGTGCCGCCGGGCGCCGAGGACGCCGTGCGCACCTTCTGCTTCACCGCGAACCTGCTGGCCCAGGAGGCCACGGGCACCCCGGCGGCGGCCGTCGCCGTCGAGGACGTGCACACCCAGCTCGTCGGCGGCGACCCGCTCGCCCCACGCTCGGTGCTGCTCGCGCTCGTCGACCAGCCCGGCCCGGCCGCCGTCGGCGAGTTCGGGCTGCCGCTGATGGCCGACCCCGACGCCGAGGCCGCCGGCTTCGCGCACGTGATCCTGCCGGCCGAGGACGCCCGGCGCCTCGCCGCCGTGGAGATCGTGCCCGACGTCGGGCTGTGCCCGCCGGCGCCGACCCCGCTTGACGACGTCCCGCAGCTCGCCGAGGCGGTTCAGTGCCTGGTCGACGCCGCCGCGGGCGTGGCCCGCGCCGCCGGGCGCGACACCCTGCAGGCGTTCACCCGCGACCCGCGCTTCGGCGGGCTGTTCGAGGCCTGCGGCTTCGCGCACGCGCTGACCGAGGTGCAGGCCGTCGCCGACTTCGGCGGCGCCCCGGACCCCGGCGTGGTGGTGGTCGAGGACCTCGCCGTGCCCGAGGAACTGGTCGAGGGCGTCTGCGCGCTCTTCGCCGTCGACGACGCCGACAGCGCCCACGGGGCCCTGGCCGTCGCGCCGGAGCCGTGGGACCGCGCCCGCCTCGAGCGCACCCGGGCGCGCCTGGCGGCCGAGGGCACCCACGGGGTGATGACGGTGCTCGTCGAAAACGGCCGGCCGGTCGCACTGGCGGAGGCCTACCGCACCGCCGGGCAACGCGCCGACGTCGCCGAGCACGGCACCACGGTGGTGGCGCGCGGGCGTCGTCAATCGGGGCTGGGCACGCGCGTCACGCGCGCACTGCTCGCGCTCGGCGAGGGCGGGTTCTTCCTGACCTACTCCCCCGACGACCCGGCCGCCGCCGGGCTGGCGCGGCGGCTCGGGGCGCGCGAGCTGGCACGGCTGGGCTCCTTCGAGCTGCGCCTCTAG
- the miaB gene encoding tRNA (N6-isopentenyl adenosine(37)-C2)-methylthiotransferase MiaB yields MESQTLRTYEVRTFGCQMNVHDSERLSGLLESAGYRRAGEDTEPDLVVFNTCAVRENADNRLYGTLGQLKPVKENHPGMQIAVGGCLAQKDRDHVVDRAPWVDVVFGTHNMGSLPTLLERAAHNDRAEVEIVDALEEFPSVLPARRESNYSGWVSISVGCNNTCTFCIVPSLRGKEADRRPGDILAEVKALVDQGVTEITLLGQNVNAYGVHFVDESLERDRSAFSKLLRACGEIEGLERLRFTSPHPAEFTDDVIDAMAETPAVCPSLHMPLQSGSDRVLKAMRRSYRTRKFLGILDKVRERIPHAAITTDIIVGFPGETEEDFQATLDVVERARFSSAFTFQYSPRPGTPAAEMADQIPKEVVQERYERLVSLQDRIAAEENAKLVGHEVELIVQESGGRRDNETHRLSGRARDGRLVHFDPAGAEGEIRPGDVVTVEVTEAKPYFLLADSGVRTHRRTRAGDMAAAGEKPATVGLGLPGIGG; encoded by the coding sequence GTGGAATCCCAGACGCTCCGCACCTACGAGGTGCGCACCTTCGGCTGCCAGATGAACGTGCACGACTCCGAGCGCCTCTCCGGCCTGCTCGAATCCGCCGGCTACCGGCGCGCCGGCGAGGACACCGAGCCCGACCTCGTCGTCTTCAACACCTGCGCGGTGCGCGAGAACGCCGACAACCGCCTCTACGGCACCCTCGGCCAGCTCAAGCCGGTCAAGGAGAACCACCCCGGCATGCAGATCGCCGTCGGCGGCTGCCTCGCCCAGAAGGACCGCGACCACGTCGTCGACCGCGCACCCTGGGTCGACGTCGTCTTCGGCACCCACAACATGGGCTCCCTGCCGACCCTGCTCGAGCGCGCCGCGCACAACGACCGCGCCGAGGTCGAGATCGTCGACGCCCTCGAGGAGTTCCCCTCCGTGCTGCCGGCGCGCCGCGAGTCCAACTACTCCGGGTGGGTGTCCATCTCCGTCGGCTGCAACAACACGTGCACCTTCTGCATCGTGCCCTCGCTGCGGGGCAAGGAGGCCGACCGCCGCCCCGGCGACATCCTCGCCGAGGTCAAGGCCCTGGTCGACCAGGGCGTCACCGAGATCACCCTGCTCGGCCAGAACGTCAACGCCTACGGTGTGCACTTCGTCGACGAGTCGCTCGAGCGCGACCGCAGCGCCTTCTCCAAGCTGCTGCGCGCCTGCGGCGAGATCGAGGGCCTCGAGCGCCTGCGCTTCACCTCGCCGCACCCCGCCGAGTTCACCGACGACGTCATCGACGCCATGGCCGAGACCCCGGCGGTCTGCCCGAGCCTGCACATGCCCCTGCAGTCCGGCTCCGACCGCGTGCTCAAGGCGATGCGGCGCAGCTACCGGACCAGGAAGTTCCTGGGCATCCTCGACAAGGTCCGCGAGCGCATCCCGCACGCGGCGATCACCACCGACATCATCGTCGGCTTCCCCGGCGAGACCGAGGAGGACTTCCAGGCCACCCTCGACGTCGTCGAGCGCGCCCGCTTCTCCTCGGCCTTCACCTTCCAGTACTCCCCGCGCCCGGGCACCCCGGCCGCGGAGATGGCGGACCAGATCCCCAAGGAGGTCGTCCAGGAGCGCTACGAGCGCCTCGTCTCCCTCCAGGACCGCATCGCCGCCGAGGAGAACGCGAAGCTCGTCGGCCACGAGGTCGAGCTGATCGTCCAGGAGTCCGGCGGCCGCCGCGACAACGAGACCCACCGCCTGTCCGGGCGCGCCCGCGACGGCCGCCTGGTGCACTTCGACCCCGCCGGGGCCGAGGGGGAGATCCGCCCCGGCGACGTGGTCACCGTCGAGGTCACCGAGGCCAAGCCCTACTTCCTGCTCGCCGACTCCGGCGTGCGCACCCACCGCCGCACCCGCGCCGGCGACATGGCCGCCGCCGGTGAGAAGCCCGCCACCGTCGGCCTCGGCCTGCCCGGCATCGGCGGCTAG
- a CDS encoding amino acid ABC transporter ATP-binding protein, producing MVRMSGVAKRFGDFRALKDISVDVPRGQVVVVLGPSGSGKSTLCRTINRLETIDGGAIEIDGRPLPEEGRALTRLRADIGMVFQQFNLFPHLSILGNVTLGPRKVRGLDKAAAEERALRLLDRVGIADQAGKFPTELSGGQQQRVAIARALAMEPKLMLFDEPTSALDPEMVGEVLDVMRDLAGTGMTMVCVTHEMGFARRAADRVLFMADGEIAEDAHPDEFFERPRSSRARDFLGKILAH from the coding sequence ATGGTGCGGATGTCCGGCGTGGCGAAGCGCTTCGGCGACTTCCGCGCGCTCAAGGACATCTCCGTCGACGTCCCCCGCGGCCAGGTCGTCGTCGTGCTCGGCCCCTCCGGCTCCGGCAAGTCGACGCTGTGCCGCACGATCAACCGCCTGGAGACCATCGACGGCGGCGCCATCGAGATCGACGGCCGCCCGCTGCCCGAGGAGGGCCGCGCGCTGACCCGCCTGCGCGCCGACATCGGCATGGTCTTCCAGCAGTTCAACCTCTTCCCCCACCTGAGCATCCTCGGCAACGTCACGCTCGGCCCCCGCAAGGTCCGCGGCCTGGACAAGGCCGCGGCCGAGGAGCGCGCGCTGCGGCTGCTGGACCGCGTCGGGATCGCCGACCAGGCCGGCAAGTTCCCCACCGAGCTCTCCGGCGGCCAGCAGCAGCGCGTCGCCATCGCCCGCGCGTTGGCGATGGAGCCGAAGCTGATGCTCTTCGACGAGCCCACCTCGGCGCTCGACCCGGAGATGGTGGGCGAGGTCCTCGACGTCATGCGGGACCTCGCCGGCACGGGCATGACCATGGTCTGCGTCACCCACGAGATGGGCTTCGCCCGCCGGGCCGCCGACCGCGTGCTCTTCATGGCCGACGGCGAGATCGCCGAGGACGCCCACCCCGACGAGTTCTTCGAGCGCCCCCGCTCGAGCCGCGCCCGCGACTTCCTCGGCAAGATCCTGGCGCACTGA
- a CDS encoding glutamate ABC transporter substrate-binding protein, with the protein MHPRNFRRPRHLAVVAALALGATSLAACGGGGGAGLLAAIEVGTVKVGTKYDQPGLGMRAPDGSMSGLDVDVAEYVVEHIAEAKGWDAPQIEWTETPSAQRETLIQNGQVDMIAATYSINKGRSESVNFGGPYLLTHQALLVTEADREIQSLEDLDGKILCSVTGSTPAQTVKDELPGVQLQEYDTYSGCVEALGNGSVDAMTTDATILGGYSAQRPGEFRLVELTGSDGEPFTDEYYGVGLKKDDQEATDAINAALEELISSGEWTRLVEENLGGTEGVVEGSVGDLSFLDG; encoded by the coding sequence ATGCACCCCCGTAATTTCCGACGCCCCCGCCACCTCGCCGTCGTCGCCGCCCTCGCCCTGGGTGCGACCTCCCTCGCCGCCTGCGGCGGCGGGGGCGGCGCCGGCCTGCTCGCCGCCATCGAGGTCGGGACGGTCAAGGTCGGCACGAAGTACGACCAGCCGGGCCTCGGCATGCGCGCCCCGGACGGCTCGATGAGCGGCCTCGACGTCGACGTCGCCGAGTACGTCGTCGAGCACATCGCCGAGGCCAAGGGCTGGGACGCCCCGCAGATCGAGTGGACCGAGACCCCGTCCGCGCAGCGCGAGACGCTGATCCAGAACGGGCAGGTCGACATGATCGCGGCGACCTACTCCATCAACAAGGGCCGCTCGGAGTCCGTGAACTTCGGCGGGCCCTACCTGCTGACCCACCAGGCGCTGCTGGTCACGGAGGCCGACCGGGAGATCCAGTCGCTCGAGGACCTCGACGGCAAGATCCTGTGCTCGGTGACCGGCTCCACCCCGGCGCAGACCGTCAAGGACGAGCTGCCCGGCGTCCAGCTGCAGGAGTACGACACCTACTCCGGCTGCGTCGAGGCGCTCGGCAACGGCAGCGTCGACGCGATGACCACGGACGCGACGATCCTCGGCGGCTACTCGGCGCAGCGCCCCGGCGAGTTCCGCCTGGTGGAGCTGACCGGCTCGGACGGTGAGCCGTTCACCGACGAGTACTACGGCGTCGGGCTGAAGAAGGACGACCAGGAGGCCACCGACGCAATCAATGCCGCACTCGAGGAGCTGATCTCCTCCGGCGAGTGGACCCGCCTGGTCGAGGAGAACCTGGGCGGCACCGAGGGCGTGGTCGAGGGCTCGGTCGGCGACCTGTCCTTCCTGGACGGGTAG
- a CDS encoding amino acid ABC transporter permease: MDALLESMGSQLLPAFWTTVKLTVYSGAGALLLGVVLTAMRVSPIAVLRGAATSYVTVVRNTPLTLVVLFCSFGLHQNLGLQVADRESATFLADTNFRLAVLGFIAYTACFVAESLRSGVNTVHVGQAEAARALGLSFGQVFGQVVFPQAWRAAVVPLGNTLIALTKNTTIASVIGVAEASLLMKSQIENHANLSFLIFGVFALGFLVLTLPMGLGLGRLAERWAVKR, from the coding sequence ATGGACGCCCTGCTCGAGTCGATGGGCAGCCAGCTGCTGCCGGCCTTCTGGACGACCGTCAAGCTGACGGTCTACTCCGGTGCCGGGGCGCTGCTGCTCGGGGTGGTGCTGACCGCCATGCGCGTCAGCCCGATCGCCGTCCTGCGCGGCGCGGCCACCTCCTACGTGACCGTCGTGCGCAACACGCCGCTGACCCTGGTGGTGCTCTTCTGCTCCTTCGGGCTGCACCAGAACCTGGGCCTGCAGGTCGCCGACCGGGAGTCGGCCACCTTCCTGGCGGACACGAACTTCCGGCTGGCGGTGCTCGGCTTCATCGCCTACACCGCCTGCTTCGTCGCCGAGTCGCTGCGCTCGGGTGTCAACACCGTGCACGTCGGGCAGGCCGAGGCCGCCCGGGCGCTCGGACTGAGCTTCGGACAGGTCTTCGGGCAGGTCGTCTTCCCGCAGGCCTGGCGGGCCGCGGTGGTGCCGCTGGGCAACACCCTGATCGCGCTGACCAAGAACACGACGATCGCCTCGGTGATCGGCGTGGCCGAGGCCTCGCTGCTGATGAAGTCGCAGATCGAGAACCACGCGAACCTGAGTTTCCTCATCTTCGGCGTCTTCGCCCTGGGCTTCCTCGTGCTCACCCTGCCGATGGGCCTCGGGCTGGGCCGGCTGGCCGAGCGATGGGCGGTGAAGCGATGA
- a CDS encoding glutamate ABC transporter substrate-binding protein: protein MTAKAPAAPAALVACVAALTALTACAEEPEDGLLADMRAGTVAVGVKYDQPGLGLREPDGTMRGLDVEIADRVLSRVAEDRGWEPPRITWTETPTGRRETSLRQGRVNMVVASYTINEERARSVQFAGPYLLTHQALLVEVDGDVDGPADLEGRTLCSVTGSTPAQTVQQEIPGVRLRELPTYSDCVSALRSGEVDAVTTDAAVLAGYADQQPSRLRMTELHRRNSTEPLSVEHYGIGLAPGDEAGAEAVDDALREMQENGEIAELIEKNLGDAAGVSPAGPED, encoded by the coding sequence ATGACGGCGAAGGCGCCCGCGGCGCCCGCGGCGCTCGTGGCCTGCGTAGCGGCCCTGACCGCGCTGACCGCCTGCGCCGAGGAACCGGAGGACGGCCTGCTGGCCGACATGCGCGCGGGCACCGTGGCCGTCGGCGTCAAGTACGACCAGCCGGGGCTGGGCCTGCGCGAGCCCGACGGCACGATGCGCGGCCTCGACGTCGAGATCGCCGACCGCGTGCTCAGTCGCGTCGCCGAGGACCGGGGCTGGGAGCCCCCGCGGATCACCTGGACCGAGACGCCGACGGGCCGGCGCGAGACCTCGCTGCGGCAGGGCCGGGTCAACATGGTCGTGGCCAGCTACACCATCAACGAGGAGCGCGCCCGCTCGGTGCAGTTCGCCGGGCCGTACCTGCTGACCCACCAGGCCCTGCTGGTGGAGGTCGACGGCGACGTCGACGGGCCGGCGGACCTCGAGGGCCGCACGCTGTGCTCGGTGACGGGCTCGACGCCGGCGCAGACCGTCCAGCAGGAGATCCCCGGGGTGCGGCTGCGGGAGCTGCCCACCTACTCCGACTGCGTCAGCGCCCTGCGCTCGGGCGAGGTCGACGCGGTGACCACGGACGCGGCGGTGCTCGCCGGCTACGCGGACCAGCAGCCCTCGCGGCTGCGGATGACGGAGCTGCACCGGAGGAACTCGACGGAGCCGCTGAGCGTGGAGCACTACGGCATCGGGCTGGCACCCGGCGACGAGGCCGGGGCGGAGGCCGTCGACGACGCGCTGCGCGAGATGCAGGAGAACGGCGAGATCGCGGAGCTGATCGAGAAGAACCTGGGCGACGCGGCCGGGGTCTCCCCCGCCGGTCCCGAGGACTAG